The following are from one region of the Lytechinus variegatus isolate NC3 chromosome 4, Lvar_3.0, whole genome shotgun sequence genome:
- the LOC121413068 gene encoding uncharacterized protein LOC121413068: MYSNLDSIFIQPFYQIEILHHYDYLNIRPSASRDLAQFICKMNHLKNLKLDGWYHDDFYSTSSSMASTTKIEILDLRENLSERPSASRDLALFICKMNHLKNLTLRFQYHDDFYSTASSMASTTKILP; encoded by the exons ATGTACAGTAACCTTGATTCCATCTTTATTCAACCATTCTATCAGATTGAGATTCTTCATCACTATGATTATCTCAATATACGTCCGTCTGCATCCCGTGATCtcgctcagttcatctgtaagatgaatcatctgaagaacCTCAAACTCGACGGTTggtatcatgatgacttctactcaacatcaTCGTCGATGGCATCAACTACAAAG attgagattCTTGATCTCAGAGAGAATCTCAGTGAACGTccgtctgcatcacgtgatctcgCTCTGTTtatctgtaagatgaatcatctgaagaacCTCACACTCCGTTTTcagtatcatgatgacttctactcaacagcATCGTCGATGGCATCAACTACAAAG ATTCTCCCGTAA